Proteins from a genomic interval of Quercus robur chromosome 9, dhQueRobu3.1, whole genome shotgun sequence:
- the LOC126701026 gene encoding uncharacterized protein LOC126701026, with amino-acid sequence MQDVELVSDIMLSLKDMFGEQGRSARQETMRQIYNTKMTDGNLVREHCLIMISNLNTLEVLGADIDGESQVDMILQSLLESFKEFKLNYNMNKKIYSFFELMNELVAAEGILGTSSVDSNMAEASTSQPKSKDKGKKKKKKKDFTK; translated from the coding sequence ATGCAGGATGTAGAACTAGTTTCAGACATTATGCTAAGTCTGAAGGATATGTTTGGTGAGCAAGGCCGTTCTGCAAGACAAGAAACCATGAggcaaatttataataccaaaatgaCTGATGGAAATTTAGTTAGGGAGCATTGTCTTATAATGATCTCTAATCTGAATACATTGGAAGTTTTAGGTGCTGATATTGATGGAGAATCCCAAGTGGATATGATACTCCAGTCACTATTGGAATCATTCAAGGAATTCAAACTcaattataatatgaacaaaaagatttattctttttttgaattaatgAATGAGTTGGTAGCAGCAGAAGGCATTCTTGGTACTTCTAGTGTTGATTCCAATATGGCTGAAGCTTCTACTTCTCAACCTAAGTCGAAAGACAagggtaagaagaagaagaagaagaaggacttcaCCAAGTAA